The following DNA comes from Janthinobacterium sp. TB1-E2.
CCCGAAACGGCGCTGCGACAATAAGGAAAACTGGCTGCTTTGACTCATGGCATGGGGAACCGGCAATTAAGGAATTGCTAAAATACAGCACTATCTTGCGCACGACAATCTGAATGTCGCCATCTTGCTTAGCGTCAATACGGAAAGCGCCGCACCGCGCCATGCTGGCCCCGCACCTGACGCCTTACCCCTACACAACAAAAACGCCCATTTCTTGATAATAAGGTAATGTGCGCATACTGCGGAGTCTTCGCCCCGCCCCTCCAGGAAAGCTGACCCATGTTTGGATTGATAACGCTGTTCATCCTTGGCGTGCTGATCACCGGCTTCGTGCTGGTGCTGCAGTACCGCAGAAAAGTGGCGGATCTGGAATTGCTGACGGCGCGCCTGCGCAAGGAAGTCGACGGCATACAGCAGCGCCTGCTAACCTTGGAAGGCCAGGACGTAGCGCCAGCTGCCGCGCCTGCCGTGCCCGCTGCCGTTGCGCCAGTAACAGTGCCGACGCCCGTTTCCGTGCCTGCACCGGCGCCGGTGCAGGTGTCGAAGGCAGCCGTGATCGAACCGGTCGAGCTGGCAAAGGCCGCGCCGGCCGCGCCCGTGCCGCCGAAGCCATCGCCACCCACACCACAGGCTCCCGCCAAACCCGCCCCCGCTGCCCCTGCTGCCCCCAACACTCCGTCCTGGATCGCGCACCCGGACGGCCTCGTTGCCAAGGCGAAGAACTGGCTGTTCACGGGTAACCTGGTTGCCAAGCTGGGCTTGATGATTCTGTTCCTCGGCGTCAGCTTCCTGCTCAAATACGTGTCGGCGCAGGTGACCGTGCCCATCGAGCTGCGCCTGGCAGGCATCGCGCTGGCCGACATCGCCCTGCTGGCCTGGGCCTGGCGCATCCGCATCAAACGCCCCGGCATCAGCTTGCCGCTGCAGGGCACGGCGCTGGCGATCTTGATGCTGGTGACGTTTGGCGCCTTCCGCCTGTATGATCTGATCCCGGCGGGCCTGGCGTTTGCCGTGCTGTTCGTGCTGACGGCGTTCACGTGCTTGCTGGCCGTGCTGCAAAACGCCGTCTGGCTGGCCGTCTTCGGCATCGTCGGCGGCTTTGCCGTGCCCCTGCTCGTCTCGACGGGCAGCGGCAACCATATCGGCCTGTTCAGCTATTACGCGCTGCTCAATGCGGGCGTCTTCGCCATCGCCCTGAAACGCGCCTGGCGCGTCCTGAATATACTGAGCTTTGGCTTTACCTTTGTCGTTGCCACCACCTGGGGCTTGCTGCGCTACACGCCCGAGCACTACCTGTCGACGCAGCTGTTCCTGATCCTGTTCGTGCTGTTCTATATCGGTATCGCGATTGCCTACTGCGCGCGCCAGGCGCCGCGCTTGAAACACTATGTGGACGGCACCCTCGTGTTTGGCACGCCGCTGGCGGCCATGGGCCTGCAATACGGCCTGGTGCGGCACTTCGAGTTTGGCCTGGCGTTTTCCGCGCTGCTCGGCGGCTTGACCTACACGGGACTGGCCGTGGCCCTGTGGCGCCGCGCAGGTTTCAAACTGCTGGCCGAAGCCTTCCTCGCGCTGGGCATCGTCTTCGGCACCCTGGCCATCCCGTTCGCCCTCGATGGCCGCTGGACGTCCGCCGCCTGGGCGCTGGAAGGCGCGGGCATCGTCTGGGTCGGCTTGCGCCAGCGCCAGACCCTGGCCTGGGTCTTCGGCCTGCTGGTGCAGGGGGCCGCCTGGCTGGCCTTCCTCGGCGCCATGCAGGGACTCAATACGGCAGCGGCCCTGCAAGCCAACATCTGGCTCGGCTGCGCGCTGCTGGCGGCCGCCGCGCTGGTGATGGCCTACAATTTCCGCCGCCACGCCAGCCATTTGCATCCTGAATTCATGAGCAGCCTGTCCGTGCTGTTCCTGACGGCCGCCACGGCCTGGCTGCTGGGCGGCATCTGGAGCGAAATCCTGCTACGCACGGATGCCGCCACGCAACTGAACCTGCTCACCGTCAGCGCGCTGGCGGTAGCAGCCCTGCTGGCGGCGCTGGCGCGGCGCGAACAATGGCATGCGCCGCGCGCCCTGCTGCTGGCCGTACAGGTACTGGCCGGCATGGTCATGCTCAGCCGCGCCAGCTGGGCCTGGGACCAGCATCCGGCCAACCTGTTCGACGGCTCCTTCCTCAGCGCCCTGCTGCTGGGCGCCGCCGCCTTTGCCAGCGCCCGCTTCCTTGCGCTGCGCGCACGCGGCGGCGACGCGCTGCTGGCGCTGGCAGCGCGTCCCCTGCTGGTCTGGAGCGGCTTGCTGTGGTTTGCCGCCATCCTCGTGCCGTTCACCAGCTGGCTGCTGCGCCTGATCGACGGCGACCTGAGCATGCAGCCGTACGCGGGCGAGCACTGGCTGGCGCTGTACCTGATCGCCGTGTCCGTCACGACACCCGTGTTCGCCATTGTGGCGCGGCGCCTCGATTGGCCGCAGCTGCGCTGGTTCACCGTGGCCGCCTGGCTCGGCCTGGGCCTGTGGAGCGCCAACCTGCTGCTGGCACTGTACCTGCGCGACTATCTGCTGACGGGCTTGAGCTGGCTGGCCCTGGCCGGCGCGCTGGCGGCCGGCGAATACCTGCTGCAGGCCTGGCCGAAAGCCGGCTGGCAACTCGACGTGCGTGCGCTGCGGCTCTTGCATACCCTGCGCACGGCCGCGCCATGGCTGATGCTGTGGCCCGTGGGCGCCATGCATGTCAACGCCTGGCTGGCACAGCATGAAGACAGCGTGAGCCCCGCCTGGGCCCGCTACTTGCCGGCCTGGGTCATGATGCTGGTACTGGCCTGGCTGATCCGCCGCTGCCGTGCCGGCGTCTGGCCGGTGGCACCGATTGCCGAGTGGTACCAGCGCACCCTGATACCGCTGGGTGCGCTCTGGTCGCTGCTGCTGATCGCCGCGTGGAACATCTTCGACGATGGCGCCATGGCGCCGCTGCCCTACTTGCCGCTGCTCAATCCGCTGGACTTGAGCACGGGCTTTGCCGTGCTGCTGGCCATTGCCAGCTACCGTTTGCTGCCGGCGAAGCAGTTGCCGCTGCCCGCCCTGTGGCAGGCGCGCTTGCCCGTCGTGGCCGCGTGCTTGCTGTATGTGTGGTTCAACCTGATGCTGCTGCGCACGGTGTCGCACTATGTCGGCGTGCCCTATACCTTTGACGCCATGCTGGCCTCGCAGTTCGTGCAAGCGATGCTGTCGCTCGTGTGGAGCGTCACGGCCCTGCTGCTGATGCGCCACGCGGCGCGCCAGCAGCGGCGCCAGCAATGGAGCATGGGTGCCGTGCTGCTGGGGCTGGTAGTTGTGAAACTGTTCCTGATCGACCTGTCCAACGTGGGCGGCATCGAACGCATCGTATCCTTCGTGGGTGTCGGCTTGCTGATGGTCTTGATCGGCTACCTGGCGCCCTTCCCCAAGGCTGCCGCAGCAGCGCCAGCCGAACCGCAACAGGGAGCAGCATGAAAACAAGCACACTCATGTTCGGCATCGTGTTGATGGCAGGCGCCGCGCTGGCCGCGCCTGGCCAGGACAGGCCACAGGACTACGGCTGGAGCATCGCGTTGACGCCGCAGCCCGGTGCCGGCCTGAGCCGCATAAGCGTCCCCACCGACGTGTACCTGCATGCGCGCTCGGCCAGCCTGGCCGACGTGCGCCTGTTCGACAGTACCGGCAAGCCACTGGCCTTCGCTCTGACGGCCCCGCCCGCGCAATCGCGCACGCAGCGCGACACGCTTGCCATGCGCATCTTTCCCGTCACCGGCAAGAACATCGGTTACTACGAACTGGACAACGTGGATATCCGGACCGGCAATGACGGCCGCCTGCTGTCCGTCACGGCGCGTGGCGGCAGTACGCTCGATGCGGCGCCGGGCTTGCAAGGGTTGATCCTCGATGCGGGCCCGCCCGCCAAGGATAGCCGCATCGGCGCCCTGCAATTTACCTTGTCGCCAGGAACCGATAACTACAATGCGCAAGTACTGCTGGAAGTCAGCGACGACCTGAAACAATGGGATGCCATCGCCACCACCACCCTGAATTGGCTGCGCAACAGCGACACGCAAACCCTGGCCAACGACCGCATCGAATTCGCTCCGCGTGCCTTCCGCTATGCGCGGCTGAGCTGGCAGTACGGCGATCCCATCACTTTCGCCGGCATCGCCGCGCAGCAGGTCAGTGTCACGGCCCTTGCCCTGCCGCGCGCCACCATCATGCTGAAGGGGACGACAGGCAAGAGCGTCGACGAGCGCCTGTATGCCACGCCGATCGCCATTCCCGCCGACAGCATCGGCTTGCAGCTGGCTGAGGGCAACACGTCCATGCCCGTTACTCTGGGCGTGTATCACCCGGCAAGCGAAGCGCCGCGCCAGCGCCAGCGCCTGCATCTGGGCCCGCGAGCGCGCGCCACGCAGGCCGCCGAATTCGAACCACTGCTCCACACGACGTTCTACCGTATCAGCATGGATGGCAAGGAACGGGTCTCCGGCGACTTGGCCATGCCCGTCGTGCAAACGGAGCAATGGGTGCTCCGGCCGCAATATCACAGCGGCACGAACCCGAACATCAACTCCGTCTTGCGCCTGGGATGGACACCGGCAAGCCTGGTGTTCCTGGCCAGCGGCAAGGGGCCGTATCAACTGGTCTTCGGCAGAAATGGTGCAACGCCGGCAGCGTTGCCGCTGTCGCAGGTCGCGCCCGGCTTCACGCAGGAGGAATTGCTGGCGCTGCCTGTCGCCACGGCAGCCAGGGTGGTGGCGCTGACCAGCGACGCTCCCATCGAGAAGACGCCGGACGGCGCAGGCTTGCGCCTGGCCGCCCTGTGGGCCGCACTTCTGCTGGGCGTGGCCGTGCTGGGCTTTTTCGCCTGGCGTTTGCTGTCGCAGATGAAAGAGGAACAAGGCAGCACCGACAAGCAGCAACCTTAGCCACAATATCCGCCGCTTGAGCGCTGCACTCGTCAGCTTACTGCCGCAGCAGCGCCTTGAACGTCTGCGGCATCCAGGGACGTGCCGCCAGCATGAAGCTGATGGCCAGGCGCTCATTGCCAGGCAGGCGCGCGTCTTCCTGATGTTGCTGCGAGAATTCCACTGCCACTTGCTTCAGGCGTTCCAGCAAGGCGGCCGTGGATTTCTTCGACAGCATCACGTTCACCAGGCGCAGCAATTCCGTCTCGCCATCGAACTGCGAATTCAAGTAGTCGCCATAGGCTTCCTTT
Coding sequences within:
- a CDS encoding DUF2339 domain-containing protein; this encodes MFGLITLFILGVLITGFVLVLQYRRKVADLELLTARLRKEVDGIQQRLLTLEGQDVAPAAAPAVPAAVAPVTVPTPVSVPAPAPVQVSKAAVIEPVELAKAAPAAPVPPKPSPPTPQAPAKPAPAAPAAPNTPSWIAHPDGLVAKAKNWLFTGNLVAKLGLMILFLGVSFLLKYVSAQVTVPIELRLAGIALADIALLAWAWRIRIKRPGISLPLQGTALAILMLVTFGAFRLYDLIPAGLAFAVLFVLTAFTCLLAVLQNAVWLAVFGIVGGFAVPLLVSTGSGNHIGLFSYYALLNAGVFAIALKRAWRVLNILSFGFTFVVATTWGLLRYTPEHYLSTQLFLILFVLFYIGIAIAYCARQAPRLKHYVDGTLVFGTPLAAMGLQYGLVRHFEFGLAFSALLGGLTYTGLAVALWRRAGFKLLAEAFLALGIVFGTLAIPFALDGRWTSAAWALEGAGIVWVGLRQRQTLAWVFGLLVQGAAWLAFLGAMQGLNTAAALQANIWLGCALLAAAALVMAYNFRRHASHLHPEFMSSLSVLFLTAATAWLLGGIWSEILLRTDAATQLNLLTVSALAVAALLAALARREQWHAPRALLLAVQVLAGMVMLSRASWAWDQHPANLFDGSFLSALLLGAAAFASARFLALRARGGDALLALAARPLLVWSGLLWFAAILVPFTSWLLRLIDGDLSMQPYAGEHWLALYLIAVSVTTPVFAIVARRLDWPQLRWFTVAAWLGLGLWSANLLLALYLRDYLLTGLSWLALAGALAAGEYLLQAWPKAGWQLDVRALRLLHTLRTAAPWLMLWPVGAMHVNAWLAQHEDSVSPAWARYLPAWVMMLVLAWLIRRCRAGVWPVAPIAEWYQRTLIPLGALWSLLLIAAWNIFDDGAMAPLPYLPLLNPLDLSTGFAVLLAIASYRLLPAKQLPLPALWQARLPVVAACLLYVWFNLMLLRTVSHYVGVPYTFDAMLASQFVQAMLSLVWSVTALLLMRHAARQQRRQQWSMGAVLLGLVVVKLFLIDLSNVGGIERIVSFVGVGLLMVLIGYLAPFPKAAAAAPAEPQQGAA
- a CDS encoding DUF3999 family protein, with protein sequence MKTSTLMFGIVLMAGAALAAPGQDRPQDYGWSIALTPQPGAGLSRISVPTDVYLHARSASLADVRLFDSTGKPLAFALTAPPAQSRTQRDTLAMRIFPVTGKNIGYYELDNVDIRTGNDGRLLSVTARGGSTLDAAPGLQGLILDAGPPAKDSRIGALQFTLSPGTDNYNAQVLLEVSDDLKQWDAIATTTLNWLRNSDTQTLANDRIEFAPRAFRYARLSWQYGDPITFAGIAAQQVSVTALALPRATIMLKGTTGKSVDERLYATPIAIPADSIGLQLAEGNTSMPVTLGVYHPASEAPRQRQRLHLGPRARATQAAEFEPLLHTTFYRISMDGKERVSGDLAMPVVQTEQWVLRPQYHSGTNPNINSVLRLGWTPASLVFLASGKGPYQLVFGRNGATPAALPLSQVAPGFTQEELLALPVATAARVVALTSDAPIEKTPDGAGLRLAALWAALLLGVAVLGFFAWRLLSQMKEEQGSTDKQQP